A genomic segment from Flavobacterium litorale encodes:
- a CDS encoding YtxH domain-containing protein, translated as MAGKSDVLVAALAGAAVGAVVGVLFAPEEGSKTRKKLRDGYDAKRDELKDKIDELTHQVKDKFGSSKENLEEGFDRLVASVEEKKDDIITTLERKLETLKSTNKDLHANKNLHTKTPSTNL; from the coding sequence ATGGCTGGTAAATCAGATGTTTTAGTTGCTGCACTTGCAGGAGCTGCGGTAGGAGCAGTAGTAGGAGTTTTATTTGCACCTGAAGAGGGTAGTAAAACAAGAAAAAAGCTTCGTGATGGTTACGATGCAAAACGCGACGAGCTAAAAGATAAAATTGATGAGCTTACGCACCAAGTAAAGGATAAGTTTGGTTCATCTAAAGAAAATCTTGAAGAAGGTTTTGATAGACTTGTAGCAAGCGTAGAGGAGAAGAAAGACGATATTATTACTACGTTAGAAAGAAAATTAGAAACATTAAAGTCGACCAATAAAGACTTGCACGCAAATAAAAATTTGCATACCAAAACACCATCAACTAACTTATAA